One region of Halohasta litchfieldiae genomic DNA includes:
- a CDS encoding acyltransferase family protein: MCDAFYDTLSTSGYFFALKIAQRDPTDYVHKQAATISSYYVFGLVLAAPTFLAGRLVRAALDGRSLAETTYSSLASFVDPVALIYYGTSVSEILWFLPALLFSFLFVYLFILLGVPTAALPVALGFHVVGLLGGTYTMFLEVPFEIRDALFFGFFYTSLGFTIAARDWRPSTDRSRLYLGLTLGFAILQLVELYVLGYPLRGEPFGAYVYAPSYGITTALFTASLFIYLLSRPKLGVDTPLPSWGKYAVGIYVTHPAVFAVIRAVRDTLEHVGYTVDELIVWHLLLTPMLFYLSYLVYIAADKLRVIEIGGTHFPGRPWLRAMRSG, encoded by the coding sequence GTGTGTGACGCTTTCTATGACACCCTCTCTACGTCGGGCTACTTTTTCGCGCTCAAGATCGCACAGCGTGATCCCACTGACTACGTCCACAAGCAGGCTGCCACTATTTCGTCATACTACGTGTTCGGGCTGGTGTTAGCCGCGCCGACGTTTCTGGCCGGTCGACTCGTGCGCGCGGCTCTCGATGGCCGATCCCTCGCCGAAACCACCTACAGCAGTCTCGCTTCGTTCGTCGACCCTGTCGCCCTGATCTACTACGGCACCTCGGTCTCCGAAATCCTCTGGTTCCTCCCCGCGCTCCTGTTTTCGTTTCTGTTCGTCTATCTGTTCATCCTGCTCGGCGTGCCAACCGCCGCCCTGCCGGTCGCACTGGGGTTCCACGTCGTCGGCCTGTTGGGCGGCACCTATACGATGTTCCTTGAGGTCCCCTTTGAGATTCGAGACGCCCTGTTCTTTGGGTTCTTTTATACCAGCCTCGGCTTCACCATCGCTGCCCGCGACTGGAGGCCGAGCACCGACCGCAGTCGACTGTATCTCGGTCTCACGCTCGGTTTCGCCATCCTCCAACTGGTCGAACTCTACGTGTTGGGCTACCCCCTGCGCGGCGAGCCGTTCGGTGCCTACGTCTATGCGCCGAGTTACGGGATCACCACCGCGCTGTTCACCGCCTCGCTGTTCATCTACCTCCTTTCGCGGCCGAAGCTCGGCGTCGACACGCCGCTGCCGTCGTGGGGCAAATACGCGGTTGGAATTTATGTCACCCATCCGGCGGTGTTTGCGGTGATCCGGGCGGTTCGGGACACACTGGAGCATGTCGGCTACACCGTCGACGAGTTGATTGTGTGGCATTTGCTGTTGACGCCGATGTTGTTTTATCTGTCCTACCTCGTCTACATCGCGGCCGACAAGCTCCGCGTTATCGAGATCGGTGGCACGCATTTCCCCGGTCGACCGTGGCTGCGAGCAATGAGATCCGGATAA